The following proteins are encoded in a genomic region of Arcobacter suis CECT 7833:
- a CDS encoding TIGR01777 family oxidoreductase: MKTIAITGASGFVGTSLTKYFSGLGYKIIPISRDILNNNKKLEETLNQTDIVINLAGANIINRWSESYKKLLYSSRIETTSKIVNAINSVQNKPKLLISTSAVGIYDNKSTYSENGSFSNDFLSTLCQNWEKEALKAKNETTKVSIFRFGIVMGKDGGALQKMITPFKLGLGGVIGSGKQAFSYIHIDDLMNAYKFVIENEFEETFNLTAPVPTTNQGLTLALGKTLKRPTILPVPEFVLNLIFSEGARVLTDGQSAIPKKLLDLGFEFKFKTIEETIENLCK; this comes from the coding sequence ATGAAAACTATTGCAATTACAGGTGCTAGTGGTTTTGTAGGAACAAGTTTAACAAAATATTTTTCTGGATTAGGATATAAAATTATTCCTATTTCAAGAGATATTTTAAATAATAATAAAAAACTAGAAGAGACTTTAAATCAAACAGATATTGTAATTAATTTAGCTGGTGCAAATATCATAAATAGATGGAGTGAATCTTATAAAAAACTTCTATATTCAAGTCGAATAGAAACAACATCAAAAATTGTAAATGCTATAAATAGTGTTCAAAATAAACCAAAACTTCTTATTTCAACTTCTGCTGTTGGGATTTATGACAATAAATCAACTTACAGTGAAAATGGCTCTTTTTCAAATGATTTTCTTTCAACTCTTTGTCAAAATTGGGAAAAAGAGGCTTTAAAAGCAAAAAATGAAACTACAAAAGTATCTATTTTTAGATTTGGAATTGTTATGGGAAAAGATGGTGGAGCTTTACAAAAAATGATTACACCATTTAAACTAGGACTTGGCGGAGTTATTGGAAGTGGGAAACAAGCATTTTCATATATTCATATAGATGATTTAATGAATGCTTATAAATTTGTAATTGAAAATGAATTTGAAGAAACATTTAATCTTACAGCACCAGTTCCCACAACAAACCAAGGTTTAACTCTTGCTTTAGGAAAAACACTAAAAAGACCTACTATACTTCCAGTTCCAGAATTTGTTTTAAATCTTATTTTTAGTGAGGGAGCACGGGTTTTAACCGATGGACAAAGTGCAATTCCAAAAAAATTATTAGATTTAGGTTTTGAATTTAAATTTAAAACTATTGAAGAAACAATTGAAAATTTATGTAAATAA
- the mnmA gene encoding tRNA 2-thiouridine(34) synthase MnmA translates to MSKNKKVVVGMSGGVDSSVTALLLKQQGFDVVGLFMRNWEYGIKGSQCPNRIEFEDAKKVGELIGIEVRGKDFVKEYRDRVFDVFLEGLKQGLTPNPDILCNKEIKFNVFLNEAKSMGADMIATGHYAKIAKYKDHFVLDTPKDNTKDQSYFLHALSSEQLSHAMFPLGDLTKKEVREIARAHNLPVSDKKDSTGICFIGNQKFDEFITQHLQAIPGNILDENGKVIGKHKGLVCYTLGQRKGIGLGGIKGNESENNTHKPWFVALKDVVNNTLTIVQDTNHPLLMSKTVEASHMHWVLEEAPKVGDKLMAQVRYRQQKQACTVVVATDEKVVVEFDNPQRAVTLGQSLVLYSGDYCLGGGFISFYK, encoded by the coding sequence ATGAGCAAAAATAAAAAAGTAGTTGTAGGAATGTCAGGTGGAGTTGATTCATCTGTTACTGCGTTATTGTTAAAACAACAAGGTTTCGATGTTGTTGGATTATTCATGCGTAACTGGGAGTATGGAATTAAAGGTAGCCAATGTCCTAATCGTATAGAATTTGAAGATGCAAAAAAAGTTGGTGAATTAATAGGAATCGAAGTAAGAGGAAAAGACTTCGTTAAAGAATACAGAGATAGAGTTTTTGATGTATTTTTAGAAGGTTTAAAGCAAGGTCTAACACCAAATCCTGATATTTTATGTAACAAAGAAATAAAATTTAATGTATTTTTAAATGAAGCAAAAAGTATGGGTGCAGATATGATTGCAACTGGTCATTATGCGAAAATTGCAAAATACAAAGATCATTTTGTACTAGACACTCCAAAAGATAATACAAAAGACCAAAGTTATTTTTTACATGCATTATCAAGTGAACAATTGTCACATGCTATGTTTCCACTTGGAGATTTAACAAAAAAAGAAGTTAGAGAAATAGCAAGGGCTCATAATCTTCCAGTTAGTGATAAAAAAGATAGTACTGGAATTTGTTTTATTGGAAATCAAAAATTTGATGAATTTATTACTCAACACTTACAAGCAATTCCAGGTAATATTTTAGATGAAAATGGAAAAGTTATAGGAAAACACAAAGGTCTAGTTTGTTATACATTAGGTCAACGAAAAGGTATTGGTCTTGGTGGTATAAAAGGCAATGAAAGTGAAAACAATACACACAAACCTTGGTTTGTAGCTCTTAAAGATGTAGTAAATAATACATTAACTATTGTTCAAGATACAAATCATCCACTGCTTATGAGTAAAACTGTTGAAGCAAGTCATATGCATTGGGTACTTGAAGAGGCACCAAAAGTTGGTGATAAATTAATGGCACAAGTTAGATATAGACAACAAAAACAAGCTTGTACAGTTGTTGTTGCTACTGATGAAAAAGTAGTAGTTGAATTTGATAATCCTCAAAGAGCTGTAACACTAGGACAAAGTCTTGTTTTATATTCTGGTGATTATTGTCTTGGTGGTGGATTTATAAGTTTTTATAAATAA
- the mnmA gene encoding tRNA 2-thiouridine(34) synthase MnmA — translation MNKQKVMVGMSGGIDSSVTAYMLQNEGYEVEGIYLKLHNRTDGYHERNLGYIEDVAKFLNIKYHILDLADKFTAEIYDYFVDSYLQGTTPNPCVKCNKQIKFGAMLKFAQEHGANFLATGHYAKTDGEFFYEADDKTKDQSYFLSQVDKEALKYMMFPLSTYKKEDIVKFGAELDSAYKRITEKSESQEICFVETVYTDVVKRHSNIDQEGDVLDENGNIVGKHKGYAHYTIGKRRGFTVHGAHEPHFVTELNPKNNTIVVGKKEALEVNEVVGNNLNMFINELEFSCSVKLRYRSVSTPCKVKIENQKAYITLEEPAFGVASGQLAVFYDGQKVIGSAWIESTK, via the coding sequence ATGAATAAACAAAAAGTAATGGTAGGTATGAGTGGTGGAATTGATTCATCAGTTACTGCTTATATGCTACAAAATGAAGGATATGAAGTTGAAGGAATTTATCTAAAACTTCATAATAGAACTGACGGTTATCACGAAAGAAATTTGGGTTACATAGAAGATGTAGCTAAATTCTTAAATATTAAATATCACATTTTAGATTTAGCAGATAAATTTACAGCTGAAATTTATGACTATTTTGTTGATTCATATTTACAAGGAACAACTCCAAATCCATGTGTTAAATGTAATAAACAAATCAAATTTGGAGCAATGTTAAAATTTGCACAAGAACATGGTGCTAATTTCTTAGCAACTGGACACTATGCAAAAACTGATGGTGAGTTTTTTTACGAAGCTGATGATAAAACAAAAGACCAAAGTTATTTCTTATCACAAGTAGATAAAGAAGCATTAAAATATATGATGTTTCCACTTAGCACTTATAAAAAAGAAGATATTGTAAAATTTGGAGCAGAATTAGATTCAGCATACAAAAGAATCACAGAAAAAAGTGAATCTCAAGAGATTTGTTTTGTTGAAACTGTTTATACAGATGTTGTAAAAAGACATTCAAATATTGACCAAGAAGGTGATGTTTTAGATGAAAATGGAAATATTGTAGGAAAACATAAAGGTTATGCACACTATACAATAGGAAAAAGAAGAGGATTTACAGTTCATGGAGCTCATGAACCACACTTTGTTACAGAACTAAACCCAAAAAATAACACTATTGTTGTTGGTAAAAAAGAAGCTTTAGAAGTAAATGAAGTTGTTGGAAATAATCTAAATATGTTTATTAATGAACTTGAGTTTTCTTGTAGTGTAAAACTAAGATACCGTTCTGTTTCTACTCCATGTAAAGTAAAAATTGAAAATCAAAAAGCTTACATAACTTTAGAAGAACCTGCTTTTGGAGTCGCTTCTGGGCAATTGGCTGTTTTTTATGATGGTCAAAAAGTAATTGGAAGTGCTTGGATTGAGTCTACTAAATAA
- a CDS encoding ribose-phosphate pyrophosphokinase — translation MSTFKLFSGSANPEFATKVAEYLGMNVSNATLNKFSDGEISVQITESVRGQDVFIIQPTCAPTNDNLMELLIMVDALKRSSAKSISAVIPYYGYARQDRKAAPRVPITAKLVADILETAGISRVVTIDLHAAQIQGFFNIPADNLFGSILFKNYIKSKNLANPIIGSPDIGGVARARSYADKLGYDLVIVDKKREKANVSEVMNIIGDVKGKDVILVDDMVDTAGTLVKAAEVLKKKGANSVMACCTHGVLSGPAYERIEKGELDELVISDTIPTRKNAKKITVLTASTMIGEAIRRIHNNESVNSIFIA, via the coding sequence ATGTCAACATTTAAACTTTTTAGTGGTTCAGCTAATCCTGAATTTGCAACAAAAGTAGCAGAGTATTTAGGTATGAATGTATCAAATGCCACACTTAATAAATTTAGTGATGGAGAAATTTCAGTTCAAATTACTGAAAGTGTAAGAGGACAAGATGTTTTTATAATTCAGCCAACTTGTGCACCAACTAATGATAATTTAATGGAACTACTAATAATGGTAGATGCACTTAAAAGATCAAGTGCAAAATCAATTTCAGCAGTTATTCCATATTATGGATATGCAAGACAAGATAGAAAAGCAGCTCCAAGAGTTCCAATTACTGCAAAATTAGTTGCTGATATTCTAGAGACAGCCGGTATTTCAAGGGTTGTGACTATTGATTTACACGCAGCACAAATTCAAGGCTTTTTTAATATTCCTGCAGATAATTTATTCGGTTCAATTTTATTTAAAAATTATATTAAATCAAAAAATTTAGCAAACCCAATTATTGGAAGTCCAGATATCGGTGGAGTAGCACGAGCAAGGTCTTATGCAGATAAATTAGGATACGATTTAGTTATTGTTGATAAAAAAAGAGAAAAAGCAAATGTTTCTGAAGTTATGAACATAATAGGTGATGTAAAAGGCAAAGATGTAATCTTAGTTGATGACATGGTTGATACTGCTGGGACTTTAGTAAAAGCTGCTGAAGTTTTGAAGAAAAAAGGTGCAAATTCTGTAATGGCATGTTGTACGCATGGAGTTCTTAGTGGTCCAGCTTATGAAAGAATTGAAAAAGGTGAATTGGATGAATTAGTTATTTCTGACACAATTCCTACACGAAAAAATGCTAAAAAAATAACTGTTTTAACAGCTTCAACTATGATTGGAGAAGCCATTAGAAGGATTCATAATAACGAATCTGTTAATTCAATTTTTATTGCGTGA
- a CDS encoding M24 family metallopeptidase, with amino-acid sequence MKNFILQNENAIYFECKFSCDNVIFLNLGDEKYFITDARYTTEAKEYAKKCEVIESSNLIETTKEILKKNNIKKITFDPNDFTYASYIKLSEDLKTEFIEEPNFSKLKRVIKSDKEIILLKKAAIAGRDGFKELAKYIRKNGFNQTEQFLYFKAFEKMSQSGKLDISFEPIVAINENAAKPHALPTNKKLKLNDLLLVDAGVKYKRYCSDRTCTSVVDFEKFSFKREQKFKNSKHQKVYDIVLKAQLNAIEKARVGMKASEVDKLTRDVIEKAGFGKYFIHSTGHGVGLDIHEYPVINSKSDVIIEDNMVFTIEPGIYLANEFGVRIEDTIVMQNGKAVIL; translated from the coding sequence ATGAAAAACTTTATTCTTCAAAATGAGAATGCAATCTATTTTGAATGTAAATTTTCTTGTGATAATGTAATATTTTTAAATCTTGGTGATGAAAAATATTTTATTACAGATGCTAGATATACAACTGAAGCAAAAGAGTACGCAAAAAAATGTGAAGTTATAGAATCATCAAACCTAATAGAAACTACCAAAGAAATTTTAAAAAAGAATAATATAAAAAAAATAACATTTGATCCAAATGATTTTACATATGCTTCATATATAAAATTAAGTGAAGATTTAAAAACTGAGTTTATAGAAGAGCCAAATTTTTCAAAATTAAAACGAGTTATAAAATCAGATAAAGAAATAATATTACTAAAAAAAGCTGCAATTGCAGGACGAGATGGCTTTAAAGAACTTGCAAAATATATAAGAAAAAATGGTTTTAATCAAACTGAACAATTTTTATATTTTAAAGCTTTTGAAAAAATGAGCCAAAGTGGAAAACTTGATATTTCTTTTGAACCAATTGTTGCAATCAATGAAAATGCAGCAAAACCCCATGCTCTTCCTACAAATAAAAAACTAAAATTAAATGATTTATTACTTGTTGATGCAGGAGTTAAATATAAAAGATATTGTTCAGATAGAACTTGTACAAGTGTTGTTGATTTTGAAAAATTCTCTTTTAAAAGAGAGCAAAAATTCAAAAATTCAAAACATCAAAAAGTATATGACATAGTTTTAAAAGCCCAATTAAATGCTATTGAAAAAGCAAGAGTTGGAATGAAAGCTAGCGAAGTTGATAAATTAACTAGAGATGTAATAGAAAAAGCTGGATTTGGAAAATATTTTATTCATAGCACTGGTCATGGAGTTGGACTGGATATTCATGAATATCCAGTGATAAACTCAAAATCAGATGTAATAATTGAAGATAATATGGTCTTTACAATAGAACCTGGAATTTATCTAGCAAATGAATTTGGTGTTAGAATTGAAGATACAATTGTAATGCAAAATGGAAAAGCTGTAATACTTTAA
- a CDS encoding Opr family porin, producing MKNLLSGKKISLVACGLILSSSMVFGAETIDSAFKEGKVSGSLGIYGEKYDHKGGTEDTGFGNGQATVAFETASFYGLSAKAEFKGNLDLGEVSNGDRETGAPFENNSLMTEAYIKYSMEGLSISAGRQAVDLEWLGDYHEAVVAAITAIPDTTVVLGYTQRKAESGIDLSEDFHEFNGNKGAYVIDVKYAGLEGVEFNPYAYSAPDVADWYGLKTIFTADMFGAVAHYAISSEDTQDDGSIGHLELNTTLAGVSAAVGYIKTDKDVGAGSMLAAEGDNISPFEDGTQVYEADARTVYGSLGYTIADLELGALYGQTTYGTTDDKEKELNLTATYPITESLAASILYGDVTADSNNTNYSDYNKVLASVEYTF from the coding sequence ATGAAAAACCTTTTATCAGGTAAAAAAATAAGCTTAGTAGCTTGCGGATTAATATTAAGTTCTTCAATGGTATTTGGAGCTGAAACAATAGATTCAGCATTTAAAGAAGGAAAAGTTTCAGGAAGTTTAGGTATTTATGGTGAAAAATATGACCATAAAGGTGGAACTGAAGATACAGGATTTGGAAATGGACAAGCAACTGTAGCATTTGAAACAGCTTCATTTTATGGATTAAGTGCAAAAGCTGAATTTAAAGGAAACCTAGATTTAGGTGAAGTTTCAAATGGTGATAGAGAAACTGGTGCACCTTTTGAAAATAACTCTTTAATGACAGAAGCATATATTAAATATTCAATGGAAGGTCTTTCTATCTCTGCAGGTAGACAAGCAGTTGATTTAGAATGGCTAGGTGATTATCATGAAGCTGTAGTTGCCGCAATTACTGCTATCCCTGATACTACAGTAGTTTTAGGATATACTCAAAGAAAAGCTGAATCAGGAATTGATTTAAGTGAAGATTTCCATGAATTCAATGGTAATAAAGGTGCATACGTAATTGATGTTAAATATGCAGGTTTAGAAGGTGTAGAATTTAATCCTTATGCATATTCAGCTCCAGATGTTGCAGACTGGTATGGATTAAAAACAATATTTACTGCTGATATGTTTGGTGCAGTTGCTCATTATGCTATTTCAAGTGAAGATACACAAGATGATGGATCTATTGGTCATCTTGAATTAAATACAACATTAGCAGGAGTTTCAGCAGCTGTTGGATATATTAAAACTGATAAAGATGTTGGTGCAGGAAGTATGTTAGCAGCAGAAGGTGATAATATTTCTCCATTTGAAGATGGTACTCAAGTATATGAAGCAGATGCTAGAACAGTATATGGTTCTTTAGGATATACAATCGCTGATTTAGAATTAGGTGCATTATATGGACAGACTACTTATGGTACAACTGATGATAAAGAAAAAGAGTTAAATTTAACTGCTACTTATCCAATAACTGAATCTTTAGCTGCTTCAATTTTATATGGAGATGTAACTGCTGATTCTAATAATACTAATTATTCAGATTATAACAAAGTGTTAGCAAGCGTAGAATATACATTCTAA
- a CDS encoding ComF family protein produces the protein MLCITCKNLSFQIICKDCQTNLLIPSFHKREIEDGFFNYSFYTLSELEDLISSKYYFHGDRVFNLLAKLSFAKFAQNFVFEKEVFAIPIDDHTRHDFSHTAILARHLKSQFITPKYNCLKATNIVKYAGKDLEFRQKNPRKFKLTNISNQMTILCDDLITTGATIKQAKKALEKKNNEVLFSLTLADAKL, from the coding sequence ATGTTATGCATAACCTGTAAAAACCTATCATTCCAAATTATCTGCAAAGATTGCCAAACAAATCTTTTAATCCCTTCTTTCCACAAAAGAGAGATAGAAGATGGATTTTTTAATTACTCTTTTTATACTCTTTCAGAACTAGAAGATTTAATCTCTTCAAAATACTATTTTCATGGAGACAGAGTTTTTAATCTATTAGCAAAACTCTCTTTTGCAAAATTTGCTCAAAACTTTGTTTTTGAAAAAGAGGTTTTTGCCATTCCAATTGATGACCATACAAGACATGATTTTTCCCATACGGCAATTCTTGCTCGTCATCTAAAATCACAATTTATAACTCCAAAATACAACTGCCTAAAAGCTACAAATATTGTCAAATATGCAGGAAAAGATTTGGAATTTAGGCAAAAAAATCCTCGAAAATTTAAGCTTACAAATATAAGCAATCAAATGACAATTTTATGTGATGATTTAATCACAACTGGTGCTACAATTAAACAAGCAAAAAAAGCTCTTGAAAAGAAAAATAATGAAGTTCTCTTTTCTTTAACCCTTGCTGATGCAAAACTTTAG
- the lepA gene encoding translation elongation factor 4, whose product MQKNIRNFSIIAHIDHGKSTLADRIIQECGAVADRDLSAQMMDTMDIEQERGITIKAQSVRLNYVKDGQAYILNLIDTPGHVDFSYEVSRSLASSDGALLIIDATQGVEAQTIANVYIAMDNDLEILPVVNKIDLPSADPDRVLEEVEEAIGIDCTESNLISAKTGQGVKALIDAIVDRVPSPVGDTDAPTKALIYDSWFDNYLGALALVRVYDGSIKKGQMLRMMNTKEEHQVLNLMYPHPRKPTPTKEIATGEIGIVVLGLKTVNSIAVGDTMTDAKNPTAEVIDGFEPAKPFVFAGIYPIETDKFEDLRDALNKLQLNDSSISFEPESSAALGSGFRTGFLGMLHMEVIKERLEREFDLDLIATAPTVIYEILKTDGTRISIQNPSEMPAPNYIDTIFEPYVKATILVPDEFLGNVIKLLNDKRGSQNKMDYIGKRVLLDYDIPMNEIVMDFYDKLKSTTKGYASFDYEPIGFRPGILQRLDIKVAGEVVDALSIIVPENKALAKGREFIKALKELIPRQLFEVAIQASIGNNVIARETVKSTGKNVTAKCYGGDITRKRKLLEKQKAGKKRMKAIGKVNVPQEAFMAVLKI is encoded by the coding sequence TTGCAAAAAAATATTAGAAACTTTAGTATTATTGCTCATATTGACCATGGAAAATCTACACTTGCAGATAGAATTATCCAAGAGTGTGGAGCTGTAGCAGATAGAGATTTATCTGCTCAAATGATGGATACAATGGATATAGAACAAGAAAGAGGGATTACAATTAAAGCTCAAAGTGTGAGACTTAATTATGTAAAAGATGGACAAGCTTATATTTTAAATCTAATTGACACTCCAGGACATGTTGACTTCTCTTATGAAGTAAGCCGTTCACTTGCATCTTCTGATGGAGCATTATTAATTATTGATGCAACACAAGGTGTTGAAGCACAAACAATTGCAAATGTTTATATTGCAATGGATAATGATTTAGAAATTCTTCCAGTTGTAAATAAAATTGATTTACCAAGTGCTGATCCAGATAGAGTTTTAGAAGAAGTTGAAGAAGCTATTGGAATTGATTGTACTGAAAGTAACTTAATTAGTGCAAAAACAGGTCAAGGTGTAAAAGCATTAATTGATGCTATTGTTGACAGAGTTCCATCACCTGTGGGAGATACAGATGCTCCAACAAAAGCTTTAATTTATGATTCATGGTTTGATAACTATCTTGGAGCTTTAGCACTTGTTAGAGTTTATGATGGAAGTATCAAAAAAGGTCAAATGCTTAGAATGATGAATACAAAAGAAGAACATCAAGTTCTTAATTTAATGTATCCTCATCCAAGAAAACCAACACCAACAAAAGAGATTGCAACGGGTGAAATTGGAATTGTTGTTTTAGGTTTAAAAACTGTAAATAGTATTGCAGTGGGTGATACAATGACTGATGCAAAAAATCCAACAGCTGAAGTAATCGATGGATTTGAACCTGCAAAACCATTTGTATTTGCAGGAATTTATCCAATTGAAACAGATAAATTTGAAGATTTAAGGGATGCACTTAATAAACTTCAATTAAACGATAGTTCAATCTCATTTGAGCCTGAAAGTTCAGCAGCTCTTGGAAGTGGATTTAGAACAGGATTCTTAGGAATGCTTCATATGGAAGTAATTAAAGAAAGACTTGAAAGAGAATTTGATTTAGATTTAATTGCAACTGCGCCAACGGTTATTTATGAAATTTTAAAAACAGATGGAACAAGAATTTCAATTCAAAATCCAAGTGAAATGCCAGCACCAAACTACATAGATACAATTTTTGAGCCTTATGTAAAAGCAACAATTTTAGTTCCAGATGAATTTTTAGGAAATGTTATCAAACTTCTTAATGATAAAAGAGGTTCTCAAAATAAAATGGATTATATTGGAAAAAGAGTTTTACTTGATTATGATATTCCAATGAATGAAATCGTAATGGACTTTTATGATAAGCTAAAATCAACAACAAAAGGTTACGCATCATTTGATTATGAACCTATTGGATTTAGACCTGGAATTTTACAAAGACTTGATATTAAAGTTGCAGGTGAAGTTGTAGATGCACTTTCTATTATCGTTCCTGAAAATAAAGCACTTGCAAAAGGAAGAGAATTTATCAAAGCATTAAAAGAGTTAATTCCAAGACAACTTTTTGAAGTAGCAATTCAAGCAAGTATCGGAAACAATGTAATTGCAAGAGAAACTGTAAAATCAACAGGTAAAAATGTAACTGCAAAATGTTACGGTGGAGATATTACAAGAAAAAGAAAATTACTAGAAAAACAAAAAGCTGGTAAAAAAAGAATGAAAGCAATTGGAAAGGTAAATGTACCTCAAGAAGCATTTATGGCTGTGTTGAAGATTTAA
- a CDS encoding OmpA family protein, which translates to MKKILLSTVACATMMLAANSDYKYEITPTFGGVYTEGNLGLDRNYANGGLSLGFNQFDSFIDQVELGFLRSIEDINYKGTNADTGITRVFTNFIKEYSLTSDVSLYTLIGAGVEIFDNEANGNEDGLFGNYGAGIKYKIADQFALKFDVRHLIEADHGDNNLLYNIGFAVPFGEVAKAAPVVEKAAPVVVAPAPVETPKDADADGVIDSLDECPNTMAKAKVDSVGCMTLVNLNINFDTNKSDIKDSYNTRIVEFANMLKANPKLKATIEAHTDSVGSDAYNQKLSERRAASTVEALKALKVDTSKIKAVGYGETRPVATNATAEGKAENRRVEAVMSK; encoded by the coding sequence ATGAAAAAAATATTATTATCGACTGTTGCATGCGCAACAATGATGTTAGCTGCAAACTCTGATTACAAATATGAAATTACACCAACATTTGGTGGAGTTTACACTGAAGGTAACTTAGGTTTAGATAGAAATTATGCAAATGGTGGATTAAGTTTAGGATTTAACCAATTTGATTCTTTTATTGATCAAGTTGAACTTGGTTTTTTAAGATCTATTGAAGATATAAATTACAAAGGTACTAACGCTGACACTGGAATTACAAGAGTATTCACTAACTTTATTAAAGAATATAGTTTAACTTCTGATGTATCTTTATACACATTAATCGGTGCTGGTGTTGAAATATTTGATAACGAAGCTAATGGAAATGAAGATGGACTTTTTGGTAACTATGGTGCAGGAATTAAATATAAAATTGCTGACCAATTTGCTTTAAAATTCGATGTTAGACATTTAATTGAAGCAGATCATGGAGATAATAATTTATTATATAACATAGGTTTTGCTGTTCCATTTGGAGAAGTTGCAAAAGCAGCTCCTGTTGTTGAAAAAGCAGCTCCTGTTGTTGTAGCTCCAGCTCCTGTTGAAACTCCAAAAGATGCAGATGCAGATGGTGTAATTGATTCATTAGACGAATGTCCAAATACAATGGCAAAAGCAAAAGTTGACTCTGTTGGATGTATGACTTTAGTAAACTTAAATATCAATTTTGATACAAATAAATCTGATATCAAAGATTCTTATAATACAAGAATTGTTGAATTTGCAAATATGTTAAAAGCAAACCCAAAATTAAAAGCAACAATTGAAGCACATACTGATTCTGTTGGTTCTGATGCTTACAATCAAAAATTATCTGAAAGAAGAGCTGCTTCTACTGTTGAAGCATTAAAAGCACTTAAAGTAGATACTTCTAAAATTAAAGCTGTTGGTTATGGTGAAACTAGACCAGTTGCTACAAATGCAACTGCTGAAGGTAAAGCTGAAAATAGAAGAGTTGAAGCTGTAATGAGCAAATAA
- the hisH gene encoding imidazole glycerol phosphate synthase subunit HisH translates to MIGIIDYNMGNLASVYNACLLIDAKATIVKDPNDLKNFNRVILPGVGAYKDAMEHLIQTGMREAVYEYAKSGKPMIGICLGMQLLFESSTEFGHTDGLGLIDGKVVKFDKSKMHEDFKIPHMGWNTIVNKEHPLFEGLHNPYLYFVHSFHAVTSEKNIIGKTTYGYEFASAVNKDNIYGFQPHPEKSHDNGLRILKNFVNIK, encoded by the coding sequence GTGATTGGAATTATTGATTATAACATGGGGAATTTAGCAAGTGTTTATAACGCTTGTCTTTTGATAGATGCAAAAGCAACAATTGTAAAAGACCCAAATGATTTGAAAAATTTTAATAGAGTAATATTGCCAGGTGTTGGTGCATATAAAGATGCGATGGAGCATCTAATCCAAACAGGTATGAGAGAAGCTGTTTACGAGTACGCAAAAAGTGGAAAACCAATGATAGGTATTTGTCTTGGAATGCAACTTTTATTTGAAAGCTCAACAGAGTTTGGACATACAGACGGATTAGGTTTAATTGATGGAAAAGTTGTTAAATTTGACAAGTCAAAAATGCATGAGGATTTCAAAATTCCTCACATGGGATGGAATACAATTGTAAATAAAGAACATCCTTTGTTTGAGGGATTACATAATCCATATTTATATTTTGTACACTCTTTTCATGCAGTAACAAGTGAAAAAAATATCATAGGAAAAACAACTTATGGTTATGAATTCGCAAGTGCTGTAAATAAAGATAATATTTATGGATTTCAGCCTCATCCTGAAAAATCTCATGATAATGGACTTAGAATTTTAAAGAACTTTGTTAATATTAAATAA
- the folK gene encoding 2-amino-4-hydroxy-6-hydroxymethyldihydropteridine diphosphokinase has product MKKKLSPTLTLFYTSNFPKRFNTNSLKKYSVTIGIGGNIGDTKRIFDKLILCLKKDARFTLLMNSPLLKNPPFGFLEQSDFLNGIIRLKTNLCANAFLKAMQRYETKFGRKRSFQDAPRTLDIDIIFFDNKKIDTKNLIIPHKNWANRESVIIPLKHMKNN; this is encoded by the coding sequence TTGAAAAAAAAATTATCCCCTACTTTAACACTTTTTTACACATCTAATTTTCCAAAAAGATTTAATACTAATTCCCTTAAAAAATATAGTGTAACAATCGGAATTGGGGGAAATATTGGAGATACAAAAAGAATATTTGATAAATTAATCTTATGTTTAAAAAAAGATGCAAGATTTACTTTACTTATGAATTCACCACTTCTTAAAAATCCTCCTTTTGGATTCTTGGAACAAAGTGATTTTTTAAATGGTATAATTCGCCTCAAAACAAATCTTTGCGCCAATGCTTTTCTAAAAGCAATGCAAAGATATGAAACTAAATTTGGAAGAAAGCGATCCTTTCAAGATGCGCCTAGAACCTTAGATATAGATATTATATTTTTTGATAATAAGAAAATAGATACAAAAAATCTTATTATCCCTCACAAAAATTGGGCAAATAGAGAGTCAGTGATTATTCCTTTAAAACATATGAAAAACAACTAA